The genomic region ACCCATTCTTCTGGTATTTGTGCTCGTTGCAAAAGACAACGGTTCCACCGCATTGATGATCCTGATGGTTTCTGTAGTTGTTCTCGTAATAGGGCAGCTCCACTGGAAATACATCGCAGGTTTCATTTCAGCATCATTTATAGCTATTGTCCTATTTCTGATTATTGCATTAAACACCAACCTCATCGGCGGAAACCGTGTTCATACATGGATGAGCCGTATCGAGACATTCACATCAAGTAAAGCAAAAACTGCTGATGTTGACGATGAAAGCGTAAAAGCAAAAAACTATCAGGTAATGCAGGCCAAAGCCGCTATCGTTCATGGTGGAATTACCGGAATGGGACCCGGAAAAAGTGCATTAAAGCAAATGCTTCCGCAGTCCGCCTCCGACTTTATTTTTGCCGTAATTGTAGAAGAATATGGATTGATTGGAGCAGCCTTCCTCATAAGTCTGTATCTCATTATGATGATCAGGATTGTGATGATCGCAAGTAAAATGCCTGCCTTTTTCGGATCGTTGCTCGTGCTCAGTCTCGGAGTGATGATCTTCATACAGCTTTCAGTAAATATTGCGGTAGCTGTAAACCTGATCCCGGTAACAGGACAGCCGCTGCCACTGATAAGTTACGGAGGAACCTCCATGCTGGTAACCTACCTCCAGCTCGGAATTATTTTAAATATAAGCTCAAGGATCCAGATATATGATGAAGAAGGAATGGGCAAAAAACAGAGTGTAGCAGAAATTAATGATATCGCTTAATTCAAAACTGATATCAGCAACAAAATAAAGATGAACAAAAAACTAAAAGTAGTATTATCCGGCGGCGGAACAGGAGGACACATCTTCCCTGCTATTGCCATTGCAGACGAAATCAGAAAAAGATTTCCTGATACGGAATTTTTGTTCATAGGAGCCAACGGGAAAATGGAAATGGAAAAAGTTCCCCAGGCTGGTTATAAAATTGAAGGAATTGATATTGCCGGAATCGACAGAGGGAATCTTTTATCCAATTTAGGACTGCCTTTCAAAATTCTGAAAAGCTTATCCAGATCAAAAAAGATCATTAAAAATTTTGCCCCGGACTTTGCCGTAGGAACAGGAGGTTTTGCAAGCGGACCCGCCTTATATGAAGCCAGCAAACTGGGAATCCCTATTTTTATTCAGGAGCAGAATGCCCATGCCGGTGTAACCAATAAAATCCTAAGCAAGAAAGCCAAAGCAGTTTTCACTGCTTATCCAAAAGTAGACGGTTTCCCTGCTGAAAAAATAAAGTTTCTGGGTAATCCTATCCGTTCAACTATTATTTCAGGAATGCAGGAAACAGCTGCAGCAAAAGAAAAAATGGGACTGAATAAAGATAAGCTTACCATACTTTCAGTAGGCGGTTCCTTAGGGTCCAGAACATTAAACAATGCATGGAAGGCTCATTTAAATGATTTAATCAGCAAAG from Chryseobacterium shigense harbors:
- a CDS encoding FtsW/RodA/SpoVE family cell cycle protein, with amino-acid sequence MDEQNTENRIEFLKGDKVLWMVILVISIFSIFPVYSASSNLEYIVNNGTTTGHVIKHMFFVVLGLVIMRVVGVIKYEYIGKLSSILLGLMIVLLVVTMFTGQTIDGASASRWLKIPGTPISFQPSSFAFLMLIIYLCRYLTKKITRERLPIENIMYIFGPILLVFVLVAKDNGSTALMILMVSVVVLVIGQLHWKYIAGFISASFIAIVLFLIIALNTNLIGGNRVHTWMSRIETFTSSKAKTADVDDESVKAKNYQVMQAKAAIVHGGITGMGPGKSALKQMLPQSASDFIFAVIVEEYGLIGAAFLISLYLIMMIRIVMIASKMPAFFGSLLVLSLGVMIFIQLSVNIAVAVNLIPVTGQPLPLISYGGTSMLVTYLQLGIILNISSRIQIYDEEGMGKKQSVAEINDIA
- the murG gene encoding undecaprenyldiphospho-muramoylpentapeptide beta-N-acetylglucosaminyltransferase produces the protein MNKKLKVVLSGGGTGGHIFPAIAIADEIRKRFPDTEFLFIGANGKMEMEKVPQAGYKIEGIDIAGIDRGNLLSNLGLPFKILKSLSRSKKIIKNFAPDFAVGTGGFASGPALYEASKLGIPIFIQEQNAHAGVTNKILSKKAKAVFTAYPKVDGFPAEKIKFLGNPIRSTIISGMQETAAAKEKMGLNKDKLTILSVGGSLGSRTLNNAWKAHLNDLISKDYQLIWQTGKLDYKDIIEETKDIDSRNIQILEFIKDMELAYSAADIIVSRAGAIAISELAVAKKPVLLVPFPFAAEDHQTKNAMNLVEKNAAKMVKDSEMQEKFWNTLQEISGSENARNEMSQSLEYFAKPNAAKEIVDEIFKTVKST